One Thermoanaerobacter pseudethanolicus ATCC 33223 DNA window includes the following coding sequences:
- the cas5b gene encoding type I-B CRISPR-associated protein Cas5b — protein sequence MKTLVFDVFGDYGHFRKYYTTSSPLTFSFPPPPTVKGMLGAIAGIDKKEYLKVFSEENCKVAIRILNPIKKIRLGLNLINTKGNYWIPYKAKNHEARTQVKTEFVKDAAYRIYFMHKDNDLFEDIVEKIKNRRNVYTLSLGLSEMIADYKFIGVYEAEEIENAEVDILSVLPFQSIVEDKIYFENGKKYFKEKIPAGMNEDRVVLSYEDVLYEVNGQSIKCHVKKCWEVKGEHVIFF from the coding sequence ATGAAGACTTTAGTTTTTGATGTGTTCGGGGACTATGGACATTTCAGAAAATACTATACTACTTCTTCCCCGCTTACTTTTTCCTTTCCACCACCCCCAACTGTCAAAGGCATGTTGGGGGCGATAGCGGGGATTGACAAAAAAGAATATCTCAAAGTTTTTTCAGAGGAAAACTGCAAAGTTGCTATCAGGATATTGAACCCTATTAAAAAAATCAGATTGGGACTGAATTTAATAAATACAAAAGGGAATTACTGGATACCTTATAAAGCTAAAAATCATGAGGCGAGAACGCAAGTGAAGACAGAATTTGTAAAAGATGCAGCGTATCGGATTTACTTTATGCATAAAGATAATGATTTATTTGAAGACATAGTGGAAAAAATAAAAAATCGCCGAAATGTGTATACTTTGTCTTTAGGGTTAAGTGAAATGATTGCTGATTATAAGTTTATAGGGGTATATGAAGCAGAAGAAATAGAAAATGCAGAAGTAGATATTTTATCAGTACTACCATTTCAATCTATTGTAGAGGACAAAATTTATTTTGAAAATGGCAAAAAATATTTTAAAGAAAAGATACCTGCAGGTATGAATGAAGATAGGGTTGTTTTGAGTTACGAAGATGTTTTATATGAAGTAAATGGACAAAGCATAAAGTGTCATGTAAAGAAATGTTGGGAGGTTAAGGGTGAACATGTCATCTTTTTCTGA
- a CDS encoding CRISPR-associated helicase/endonuclease Cas3 gives MSSFSELYSHPDKFLEDHLINTSKIIRSYFNEKKVAIIDKETFLKTATIISLCHDFGKATNYFQKYLFTENEKERNKLKTMEEMHHSLLSAVVAFYLVKNEINAQDRKGILFPFIAFLIVKNHHGDLKNVFNEVILDDKELEVLKKQLNSIDDEKLQVLNGKLRNAGLNENLTKSAINDYIDSINSELRKIKRELRRLKEEQDVSIYLLLNFLFSLLVDADKTEVVVGIDNIKRPEIKFEEQLVKEYKASFPDKESKINLLREEAYKEVLEKDIDIKQKIMSINLPTGLGKTLTTIAFAMKLWAKLYKETGVKYRIIYSLPFLSIIEQNSNVLEDLLRYNGIQPDTEIILKHHHLSDIRYTKNNTEFEDEQAKILIEGWNSEIIITTFVQFFHTLVSEKNKTLRKFHRLANSIIILDEVQSIPFKYWLLTKELLKAVANELNSYIIFVTATQPLIFREEEIYPLVAKTKYFTQMDRVEIIPKLSRDITLEELSEMFDLNDGKSYLFILNTIKSAQQFYNILRAKIPNDEIIYMSTHVVPMERMERIEKIKEGKIRFAVTTQLVEAGVDIDFDVVVRDIAPLDSINQSAGRCNRNWRGKGEVYVVSLIDEKGQKYSKYVYDKILLGITREILSKYDTIKEQELLKIIEKYYQEVSERMSSNEGRELLDAIYTLRYDSEDGNMCISKFELIEDDYYKVDAFIELNDEAKELWHKYVELKDIKNLFERRNIFNRFKADFYKYVISIPATVENMPPDIWGFKYVNYDSLNDYYDKETGFITKGVTSIW, from the coding sequence ATGTCATCTTTTTCTGAATTATACTCCCATCCTGACAAATTTTTAGAAGACCATCTCATCAATACTTCTAAAATAATTAGAAGCTACTTTAACGAAAAAAAGGTGGCGATAATAGATAAAGAGACTTTCTTAAAAACAGCTACTATAATTTCTTTATGCCACGACTTTGGAAAAGCGACAAATTATTTTCAAAAGTATTTGTTTACTGAAAACGAGAAAGAGAGAAATAAATTAAAAACAATGGAAGAAATGCACCATTCTTTATTATCTGCAGTTGTAGCCTTTTATTTGGTTAAAAATGAAATAAATGCTCAGGATAGAAAGGGGATATTGTTTCCTTTTATAGCTTTTTTAATTGTTAAAAATCACCATGGAGATTTAAAAAATGTTTTTAATGAAGTTATATTAGATGATAAAGAGTTAGAAGTACTTAAAAAACAGCTTAACAGTATAGATGATGAAAAATTACAAGTATTAAATGGAAAGCTTAGAAATGCTGGCTTAAATGAAAATTTGACTAAATCAGCGATAAATGATTATATTGATAGTATTAATTCTGAATTAAGAAAAATCAAAAGAGAATTAAGAAGACTTAAAGAGGAGCAAGATGTTTCTATATATTTATTATTAAACTTTTTGTTTTCTTTACTTGTTGATGCCGATAAAACTGAAGTTGTTGTTGGAATTGACAATATAAAACGGCCAGAAATAAAGTTTGAAGAGCAGCTTGTAAAAGAGTATAAAGCATCTTTTCCAGATAAAGAAAGTAAAATTAATTTATTGAGAGAGGAAGCCTATAAAGAAGTATTAGAGAAGGATATAGATATTAAACAAAAAATAATGTCTATCAATCTTCCTACAGGCCTTGGCAAAACGTTGACTACAATTGCTTTTGCGATGAAATTATGGGCCAAATTGTATAAAGAAACCGGTGTAAAATATAGAATTATTTATTCTTTGCCATTTTTAAGTATTATAGAACAAAATTCTAATGTGCTTGAAGATTTGTTAAGATACAATGGAATTCAACCAGATACAGAAATAATATTGAAACATCATCATTTGTCAGATATAAGATATACTAAAAATAATACTGAATTTGAAGATGAACAAGCCAAAATATTGATAGAAGGATGGAATTCAGAAATAATAATAACTACTTTTGTTCAATTTTTTCATACATTAGTGTCTGAAAAAAATAAAACTTTGAGGAAGTTCCACAGATTAGCGAATTCTATAATTATACTTGATGAAGTCCAATCAATACCATTTAAATATTGGCTTTTGACAAAAGAACTTTTAAAAGCGGTTGCAAATGAATTAAATTCATATATAATTTTTGTAACTGCTACTCAGCCGTTAATATTTAGAGAAGAGGAAATTTATCCATTAGTAGCCAAGACTAAATATTTTACTCAAATGGATAGGGTAGAAATTATTCCCAAATTGAGTCGAGATATTACCTTAGAAGAGCTAAGCGAAATGTTTGATTTAAATGATGGTAAAAGCTATCTTTTCATACTAAATACCATAAAATCTGCTCAACAATTTTATAATATATTAAGGGCTAAGATACCTAATGATGAAATAATTTACATGTCAACACATGTAGTACCTATGGAAAGGATGGAAAGAATAGAAAAAATAAAAGAAGGTAAGATAAGGTTTGCTGTAACGACTCAATTAGTAGAAGCAGGGGTAGATATTGATTTTGATGTTGTTGTAAGAGATATAGCACCTCTTGATTCTATTAATCAATCAGCAGGAAGGTGCAATAGGAACTGGAGAGGAAAAGGAGAAGTCTATGTTGTATCATTGATAGATGAAAAAGGTCAAAAATATTCAAAATATGTTTATGATAAAATATTACTTGGCATAACGCGTGAAATACTAAGTAAATATGATACTATAAAAGAGCAAGAACTTTTGAAGATTATAGAGAAATATTATCAAGAAGTATCAGAGAGAATGTCCTCAAATGAAGGAAGAGAGCTATTAGATGCTATATACACATTGAGGTATGATAGCGAAGATGGAAATATGTGTATTTCCAAATTTGAATTAATTGAAGATGACTATTATAAAGTAGATGCATTTATTGAATTGAATGATGAAGCTAAAGAATTGTGGCATAAGTATGTTGAGCTTAAAGACATAAAAAATCTATTTGAAAGGAGAAATATTTTTAATCGATTTAAAGCTGACTTTTATAAATATGTAATATCAATACCTGCAACAGTGGAAAATATGCCTCCTGATATTTGG